The following proteins are encoded in a genomic region of Neomonachus schauinslandi chromosome 7, ASM220157v2, whole genome shotgun sequence:
- the SMIM15 gene encoding small integral membrane protein 15: MFDIKAWAEYVVEWAAKDPYGFLTTVILALTPLFLASAVLSWKLAKMIEAREKEQKKKQKRQENIAKAKRLKKD, translated from the coding sequence ATGTTTGATATAAAGGCTTGGGCTGAGTATGTTGTGGAATGGGCTGCAAAGGACCCATATGGCTTCCTTACAACAGTTATCCTGGCCCTTACTCCATTGTTTCTAGCAAGTGCAGTACTGTCCTGGAAATTGGCCAAGATGATTGAGGCCAgggaaaaggagcaaaagaagaaacaaaaacgtCAAGAAAATATTGCAAAAGCTAAACGACTAAAAAAGgattga